In the Octopus sinensis unplaced genomic scaffold, ASM634580v1 Contig02690, whole genome shotgun sequence genome, one interval contains:
- the LOC115227329 gene encoding autophagy-related protein 101-like, which translates to MSVLLRNPTLNHRLEVIVQPQYFEEALSCLVESIIYVRSKGKMVRDPKLVYREDTMKTAMKYCTSFNLQYSCNESSELQSRILDQIQRIRWLCCVEGQNANCSLSMKFYKNFISPTKFSSALQIFEIWQIRIRIVTCAEAGHSQNQVQEMVNTLRDCISYIHECKFCISPLSNIDTFEDLVNILDLVSFTDVSLYHFFFDLNFQNPDEDQSVSQ; encoded by the coding sequence ATGTCAGTTCTTCTAAGAAATCCCACCCTAAATCATCGACTGGAAGTGATTGTTCAACCACAATACTTCGAAGAGGCTCTTTCATGTCTTGTGGAATCAATCATATACGTAAGAAGCAAAGGCAAAATGGTACGGGATCCAAAACTTGTTTATCGCGAAGACACGATGAAAACGGCCATGAAATACTGCACATCGTTTAATCTGCAATATTCTTGTAATGAATCGAGTGAACTTCAGAGCAGAATTCTGGACCAAATCCAAAGAATTCGGTGGCTTTGCTGCGTAGAAGGACAAAATGCAAACTGCAGTTTGAGCATGAAATTCTACAAGAATTTCATCAGTCCAACTAAATTTAGCAGTGCTCTGCAAATTTTTGAAATATGGCAGATACGCATTCGAATAGTGACTTGCGCAGAGGCGGGACATTCTCAAAACCAAGTACAGGAAATGGTAAATACTTTAAGGGACTGTATATCTTATATCCACGAATGCAAATTTTGTATTTCCCCTTTATCGAACATTGATACTTTTGAAGATTTGGTCAATATTCTTGACTTGGTATCCTTCACTGATGTTTCGTTGTATCATTTCTTCTTTGATCTTAACTTCCAAAATCCTGATGAAGATCAAAGCGTTTCGCAATAA